The Longimicrobiales bacterium DNA segment GCAGGTGTGGGTGCCCGGCGCGAGCGACGCGACGCACACGATCACCCTGCAGTACATCGTCGAGAACGGGCTCCGCTTCTTCGAGGAGCACGACGAGCTGTACTGGAACGTGACCGGCAACGAATGGGACATCCCGGTCGGCCATGCGACGGCGCAGGTCGTGCTGCCCACCGCCGCGGCCAACATCCGGGCGGCGAGCTACACCGGCCCCGCGGGCGCGACCAACGAAGGAGCGCGCACGGAGATCGTCGCCAACAGCGTGCAGGTGCGCACGACGTCGCCGCTCGCGTTCCGCGAGGGACTGACGCTCGTCGTCGGCTGGGACCCCGGCGTCGTGGAGCGACCGACGACCTTCGAGCGGGCGACCGGCCTCCTGGCCGCCAACGGCATCCTGATCGCGCCGCTGCTCGCGCTCGTTTTCATGCACGGCTGGTGGCGCCGGCATGGCAGGGACCCGGAACAGCTCAGCATCGTCCCGCAGTACGAGCCGCCGAAGGACCTGACGCCGGGCGAGGTGGGGATCCTGGTGGACAACACGGCGGACATGCGCGATGTCACGGCGACCATCGTGGACCTGGCGGTGCGCGGCTACCTCGTCATCGAGGACGAGCAGGACGAGCACCTGTTCGGCCTGGTGAAGACGCGTGACTACGCGTTCGTCCTCACGCGTCCGCATGGGGAGTGGGGCGAGCTGCGGCCGCACGAGCGTGCGATGCTCAATGCGCTGTTCACGGGTGAGTCGCGGACGCGCGTGACGATGGACGAGCTGGAGAACACGTTCTACAAGGACCTCGCGGACATCAGGAAGCGGCTGATGGAATCGCTGGTCGAGCACGGCTTCTGCACGCGCCGGCCGGACCGCGTCATCGGGATGTACGTCGCACTCGCGATCGTGAGCGGTGTCGTGATCGGCCTGGGCGGCTCGGCCCTGCTGAGTGCACGCGGCGAGTCGCCGCTGCCCGCGATCATCGCCGGTGTGCTCACCGGGATCGTGATGCTCGCGTACGGTACGCT contains these protein-coding regions:
- a CDS encoding DUF2207 domain-containing protein; its protein translation is MIRLSTRLLRHAIALVALLALAPATAHARTLSIQGFDVEVVVRRDGSLLVTEHITAHFEGSWNGLYRTIPVIYPWNGFNYRLRVDLQSATDQRGNELRVETDRSGDMLRWQVWVPGASDATHTITLQYIVENGLRFFEEHDELYWNVTGNEWDIPVGHATAQVVLPTAAANIRAASYTGPAGATNEGARTEIVANSVQVRTTSPLAFREGLTLVVGWDPGVVERPTTFERATGLLAANGILIAPLLALVFMHGWWRRHGRDPEQLSIVPQYEPPKDLTPGEVGILVDNTADMRDVTATIVDLAVRGYLVIEDEQDEHLFGLVKTRDYAFVLTRPHGEWGELRPHERAMLNALFTGESRTRVTMDELENTFYKDLADIRKRLMESLVEHGFCTRRPDRVIGMYVALAIVSGVVIGLGGSALLSARGESPLPAIIAGVLTGIVMLAYGTLMPARTVRGARTREHALGFSEFLRRVEKDRFERVIRTPEMFEKFLPFAMAFGIEKNWARAFDDIYREPPDWYRGARHDTFVAHMFVSDLSRMSQRAGSAMSSSPRGSAGGSGFSGGSSGGGFGGGGGGGF